A genomic window from Carassius auratus strain Wakin chromosome 45, ASM336829v1, whole genome shotgun sequence includes:
- the LOC113063134 gene encoding osteopetrosis-associated transmembrane protein 1-like produces the protein MDVLTKFTFVIACWAVIFITVADCSNDPSEMSGDSARKLPSVVIPVSQTSTLGSFYSLSLSSLFPEDLNEYCIELLSIYRQRYVTYANCLVTYARPVKICQNCYTDFNSLEDIYKNISSDHPGPGNVSCHDSLMRSDRLMLLYALFNQLDEIWRSAACKQCLTKEQEALSNDTVYFMATLNQSLSCFEQYQKNHSELCKDCKASYKKLKALYGRMDKNQTLCIDLEDAMNITQQLWSKNFSCLLPREETVPVIAVSSFMLFLPIIFYLSSFLHSEQKKRKLIHPKRAKSSNSLMNIQDKFN, from the exons ATGGATGTGTTAacaaaatttacatttgtaataGCATGCTGGGCTGTTATATTCATTACCGTTGCTGACTGCTCGAATGATCCATCAGAGATGAGTGGCGACAGTGCACGAAAGCTGCCATCAGTAGTCATCCCTGTATCGCAGACGAGCACTTTGGGATCCTTCTACTCTCTCAGTCTTTCATCTTTATTTCCAGAGGACTTGAACGAGTATTGTATTGAACTGCTTAGCATCTACCGTCAGCGTTACGTGACTTACGCGAACTGCCTGGTGACTTATGCGCGACCTGTCAAAATCTGTCAGAACTGTTACACTGACTTCAACAGTCTGGAggacatttataaaaacatatcATCTGACCAC CCTGGCCCTGGGAATGTCAGTTGCCATGACAGCCTGATGCGTTCGGATAGGTTGATGCTGCTCTATGCCCTCTTCAACCAATTAGATGAGATCTGGAGATCAGCAGCATGCAAGC AATGCCTGACTAAAGAACAAGAGGCTCTTTCAAATGATACGGTTTACTTCATGGCCACTCTGAATCAGTCACTCTCCTGTTTTGAACAGTATCAG AAGAACCACTCTGAACTGTGTAAGGACTGCAAAGCCTCGTACAAAAAGTTGAAAGCGCTCTATGGTAGAATGGACAAAAACCAAACACTCTGCATTGATTTAGAAGACGCA ATGAATATTACGCAGCAGCTGTGGAGTAAAAACTTTAGTTGCCTGTTACCTCGGGAGGAGACGGTGCCTGTCATCGCAGTGTCCAGCTTCATGCTCTTCCTCCCCATCATCTTCTACTTAAGCAGCTTCCTGCACTCAGAACAAAAGAAACGCAAGCTTATACACC CCAAAAGAGCCAAGTCCAGCAACAGCCTAATGAACATCCAAGACAAATTCAactga